One genomic window of Sodaliphilus pleomorphus includes the following:
- a CDS encoding BRO family protein: MSNYKIFSNAQFGEIRVRAGSVPLFCLVDLCRAMGFYNPSSVKKSFKTGDVVMLRCETAGTQRAKRNMNFVTETAVAQLINKESNRDLTAFREWMNTEVIPQSRTAEEPVSMIERDDVMAVIEGTAIQIDKLTKRIAKLEQRFNVQPTQRVVVSSNPQTSTIADYVETNHIPIGRKEHSYYSVVARSVCRIRGIDVDVVVVNNKTVNAYPVDVLVEVFKDFNPA, encoded by the coding sequence ATGTCAAACTACAAGATTTTCAGCAATGCGCAATTCGGAGAAATCCGAGTGCGTGCAGGCTCTGTGCCGCTGTTCTGTCTTGTCGATCTTTGCCGGGCGATGGGGTTCTATAATCCCTCCTCGGTGAAGAAGTCGTTCAAGACGGGCGATGTGGTCATGTTGCGTTGCGAAACAGCCGGTACACAAAGAGCAAAAAGAAACATGAATTTTGTCACTGAAACAGCAGTGGCGCAGTTAATCAACAAGGAAAGCAACAGAGACTTGACCGCATTCCGTGAATGGATGAACACAGAGGTTATTCCTCAATCAAGAACCGCAGAAGAGCCGGTAAGTATGATTGAGCGTGACGATGTGATGGCCGTCATAGAGGGCACGGCTATTCAGATTGACAAATTGACCAAGAGAATCGCCAAGTTGGAGCAACGATTCAACGTACAGCCAACACAGCGAGTTGTCGTGAGCAGCAATCCTCAAACCTCTACGATTGCGGATTATGTTGAGACGAACCACATTCCCATTGGGCGCAAAGAACATTCCTACTACTCGGTAGTAGCGAGAAGTGTCTGTCGTATTAGAGGCATTGATGTAGATGTGGTTGTCGTGAACAACAAGACTGTGAACGCTTATCCAGTTGATGTGCTTGTGGAAGTATTCAAGGATTTCAACCCTGCATGA
- a CDS encoding DUF4121 family protein, translating into MVTIDDLKLINPVYDRRYVVSVTDVAKANRLIEDIERNLHTGVPQVGDLVCGSYYRGSQTFERGIIDRRYREAPDVVSVCYHPYVPFVEGDDDEVVLSVSGGPFTAAYQSMFECIGEEERLFCDFGHCGPCEGGAFYFKARVKKWRLKGFDANYPWSSSGKNGYCEIDNPNLVHSAEYANWHEKGDLFNIYFDDEKKVKACAVYDGVSVGTSIQRLEYYLERHRGKLRPQLLALKCVVGEWVDVKASTAFQSENEMNHQRYAVITMATDTMTDEPSLCLQLHDGEFIYVNDYIGLRKVCTAFDHIAMK; encoded by the coding sequence ATGGTGACAATAGACGATTTGAAACTGATAAACCCAGTATATGACCGCCGCTATGTAGTGTCGGTTACTGATGTGGCAAAAGCTAATAGGCTGATAGAAGATATTGAGCGCAACCTGCATACTGGTGTGCCACAAGTTGGTGACTTGGTGTGTGGAAGTTACTATCGAGGTTCACAGACATTTGAACGAGGCATCATTGACCGCAGATATAGAGAGGCACCTGATGTCGTTTCAGTATGCTACCATCCGTACGTTCCATTCGTGGAGGGCGACGATGATGAGGTGGTATTGAGCGTGAGCGGAGGTCCTTTCACAGCTGCATATCAATCCATGTTTGAGTGCATAGGCGAGGAAGAGCGGTTATTCTGTGACTTCGGGCATTGCGGACCATGTGAAGGTGGTGCGTTCTACTTCAAGGCGAGGGTCAAGAAGTGGCGGCTCAAAGGCTTTGACGCAAACTATCCGTGGAGTTCGTCTGGCAAGAATGGCTATTGCGAAATCGACAATCCGAACTTGGTGCATAGTGCAGAGTATGCCAACTGGCACGAGAAAGGCGACTTGTTCAATATCTACTTTGACGATGAGAAGAAAGTAAAGGCTTGCGCAGTCTATGATGGTGTCAGTGTTGGCACCAGTATTCAGCGATTGGAATATTACTTGGAACGCCACAGAGGAAAACTCAGACCCCAATTGCTTGCTCTGAAATGTGTGGTTGGAGAATGGGTTGACGTGAAAGCGAGCACGGCATTCCAGTCCGAGAACGAAATGAACCACCAACGATATGCAGTCATCACGATGGCAACCGACACAATGACAGATGAGCCATCGCTTTGCTTGCAACTGCATGATGGTGAGTTTATCTATGTCAATGACTACATAGGATTAAGAAAAGTGTGTACCGCATTTGACCATATAGCAATGAAGTAG
- a CDS encoding NAD(P)-dependent oxidoreductase, whose product MKIGLIKETKTPVDNRVALTPQQAAWLQSNFPIKIVAQSSDVRVFADDEYIKNGIAVSDVVDDCDLLLGIKEVTPDELVYGGRYMFFSHIAKKQPYNKKLLRALIRRGITLTDYEYILGEDGRRCVAFGYYAGAVGAYNAIRLYGLKYGKFSLPKPNQRWTINNLTLEVAKVYQLLRYDKVRILVTGSGRAAKGAMAVLGQLSRKNIAVDRVGSDKMVTSIDGHYDRTEYHLHPSIYKSKFMDYTKMYDILVSCHYWDTKAPVFLTDELMQANDNRMRVIADVTCDINGSIACTIRPSTHAQPFYDYSPFSHAEMPLFADEKNISVMAVDTLPNALPACASKDFGYMLAHYVLIPILKGEKTAVSRATIVDCGEITKRYQYLKSWLEG is encoded by the coding sequence ATGAAGATTGGATTGATTAAAGAGACAAAGACACCGGTAGATAATCGTGTTGCGCTGACACCGCAACAAGCTGCATGGTTGCAAAGCAACTTTCCGATTAAGATTGTTGCTCAATCAAGTGACGTGCGAGTTTTTGCCGATGATGAGTATATAAAAAATGGTATTGCTGTCTCAGATGTTGTGGATGATTGCGACCTGCTTTTAGGTATAAAAGAAGTAACTCCAGACGAGCTGGTGTATGGTGGAAGATATATGTTTTTCTCACATATTGCAAAAAAACAGCCATACAACAAAAAGTTGCTAAGAGCGCTTATAAGACGAGGAATAACACTCACTGACTATGAGTATATCTTGGGTGAAGACGGGCGTAGGTGTGTTGCGTTTGGTTATTATGCAGGTGCTGTCGGAGCTTATAATGCGATTCGCCTGTATGGACTAAAGTACGGAAAGTTCAGTCTTCCAAAGCCAAATCAACGATGGACAATTAATAACTTAACATTAGAGGTTGCTAAAGTGTACCAATTACTTCGTTATGACAAAGTCCGAATTCTTGTGACAGGCAGTGGACGTGCTGCAAAAGGTGCGATGGCTGTTCTTGGCCAACTCTCTCGAAAAAACATTGCTGTAGATAGGGTGGGTTCAGACAAGATGGTTACTTCTATAGACGGACACTACGACCGAACAGAATACCACCTACACCCAAGTATTTATAAGAGCAAATTCATGGACTACACGAAGATGTACGACATCTTGGTAAGTTGCCACTACTGGGATACAAAAGCGCCAGTATTCCTGACTGATGAGCTTATGCAGGCAAACGATAATCGCATGAGGGTGATAGCCGACGTTACTTGCGACATCAACGGTAGTATTGCGTGTACGATTCGTCCGTCAACACATGCACAGCCATTCTATGACTATTCGCCCTTTTCTCATGCAGAAATGCCGTTATTTGCTGATGAGAAGAATATATCAGTCATGGCAGTAGACACTCTTCCTAATGCACTACCAGCATGTGCAAGTAAAGATTTTGGATATATGCTTGCGCATTATGTCTTAATCCCCATATTAAAAGGTGAAAAGACCGCAGTTAGTCGAGCAACAATTGTCGACTGTGGAGAGATAACAAAAAGATACCAATATCTAAAATCATGGTTAGAAGGATAA
- a CDS encoding ParB/RepB/Spo0J family partition protein produces MTDKWKIDMVDITLLDEAELNANEMTDEEFNRLVENIRISGGLSSAIGCYRKTEDGRYVIFSGHHRKRAAEVLRMRKVPVVWADEKDLDADEAIALQLSHNSLHGTDNQNILKKMIEQIQSIDFKAFANININEIEKVDTSGVSFSIESEHYTMTMIMYNNDIKLLKEVLGIVDNETRKSDIVVLADGTENEEFYFQLIDQIRKKYDITSSGVAFVKLLNLAKKQMELEQ; encoded by the coding sequence ATGACCGACAAGTGGAAAATCGACATGGTAGATATAACTCTGCTTGATGAGGCAGAGTTGAACGCCAATGAAATGACTGATGAGGAATTTAACCGACTGGTTGAAAACATCAGAATCAGCGGTGGGTTGAGTAGCGCCATTGGGTGTTATCGCAAGACCGAAGATGGCAGGTATGTGATATTCAGTGGGCACCACAGAAAGCGTGCGGCGGAAGTTCTGCGAATGCGGAAAGTTCCTGTCGTGTGGGCAGACGAGAAAGACTTGGATGCAGATGAAGCCATCGCCCTTCAGTTGTCGCACAATTCTCTGCATGGGACTGATAATCAGAATATCTTGAAGAAGATGATTGAGCAGATACAAAGCATCGACTTCAAGGCTTTTGCGAATATCAATATCAACGAGATAGAGAAAGTTGACACAAGCGGTGTATCGTTCTCTATCGAGAGCGAGCATTACACTATGACCATGATTATGTATAACAACGACATCAAGCTGTTAAAGGAGGTTCTTGGCATAGTAGATAATGAGACACGAAAGAGTGACATTGTAGTCTTGGCAGACGGAACAGAGAACGAGGAGTTCTACTTCCAACTGATTGACCAAATTAGAAAGAAGTACGATATTACGTCCAGTGGTGTTGCGTTCGTGAAACTACTGAACTTAGCTAAAAAGCAAATGGAATTAGAGCAATGA
- a CDS encoding amidoligase family protein, with protein MELKILERTFGLEIEYADLDKHNVYLPAPYTWDEEEVIHNTDGTRGTVSARYGGEINTPPMKLCHADLDTLKRVVDSCRDNGAVARRDCGVQVHIFVGDLEVEELKRIYFLSYYTTNILKELCMLPPYCDEQHFRRSPETSYFLRVCEAKSFSDLEHCFESNHNKGFIRHFVNISSYFVRKTVEFRIFNSTTDFNEMVRCIMFAYRFVDYALKHDIDDFKTFTIVADFVKRTKVPTDLPKLPHSLIFFSSVRRMDVSDTNHKSLALSNPMMSLVLKNTGARIVCVNPQLYSTEVRLSATKSVVVFCNDEFNNLLFDIVRNGVRITYDNRAKWLQDYNGDSPVKQIACLLVFKKVQLLFRDSAFHKRKLEAIINAMEKTIERATRSAERIVKFLESCEYHLGTLNDAIAYGGEIFFQFDDYSKNNTAMGALRRHSDYDGSLSKKRTHYLNVTENLPEGTSVLMFSDFAFHESMMKIGKVGYHYLYSTKPMATKMSRSVHKKNRINIIEPPNDLVIDDASKLKIIHVNGETLRQAQEVYVQKVEAVTTASFPFLVYYDKYLLGGLGFNFTKHPNYDIWLLSDFCTNNQIPRLSKLILLCVKSKEVKRMMCRILLREISTCYTKVYTHKPVSMKYRGMFKKVSVERNHLLYETLLGSSGSISDVVKKYNDIISKMK; from the coding sequence ATGGAGTTGAAAATCTTAGAGCGAACATTCGGTCTTGAAATAGAGTATGCCGACCTCGACAAACATAATGTGTATCTACCTGCGCCCTACACATGGGACGAAGAAGAAGTGATACACAATACTGATGGAACAAGAGGGACTGTTTCTGCTCGCTATGGTGGTGAGATTAACACCCCACCAATGAAGTTGTGCCACGCTGATTTAGATACGCTGAAACGTGTTGTAGATAGTTGTCGTGACAATGGTGCAGTGGCAAGACGTGATTGTGGAGTGCAAGTCCATATCTTTGTTGGCGATTTGGAGGTTGAGGAATTGAAGCGCATTTATTTCCTGTCCTATTATACCACGAATATATTGAAGGAGTTATGTATGCTACCGCCATATTGCGATGAACAGCACTTCCGAAGGTCTCCCGAAACATCATATTTCTTGCGAGTTTGTGAGGCTAAAAGTTTCAGTGATTTGGAACACTGCTTTGAGAGCAACCATAACAAGGGGTTTATTCGCCATTTCGTCAATATATCGTCCTACTTCGTAAGAAAGACAGTTGAGTTCCGCATATTCAACTCCACCACTGACTTTAACGAAATGGTGCGCTGTATCATGTTTGCTTACCGTTTTGTCGACTATGCTTTAAAACACGATATTGACGACTTCAAGACGTTTACCATTGTGGCTGATTTCGTCAAGCGGACCAAAGTTCCAACGGATTTGCCGAAGTTGCCGCACTCTCTGATATTCTTTTCCTCGGTTAGAAGAATGGATGTAAGCGACACGAACCATAAGTCATTGGCGCTAAGCAACCCCATGATGAGTCTCGTGCTAAAGAATACTGGGGCACGGATTGTGTGTGTCAACCCTCAACTATATTCGACAGAAGTTAGGCTATCAGCGACAAAGTCTGTGGTGGTGTTTTGCAACGATGAGTTTAATAATTTGCTGTTTGATATTGTCCGCAATGGAGTTCGAATAACATACGACAATCGAGCCAAATGGCTGCAAGACTACAATGGAGACAGCCCAGTGAAACAGATTGCGTGCTTATTGGTGTTCAAGAAAGTTCAACTTTTATTTCGTGATAGCGCTTTTCACAAGCGGAAATTAGAGGCTATAATCAATGCTATGGAAAAGACCATTGAGAGGGCGACACGATCGGCAGAGAGGATAGTGAAGTTTCTTGAGTCATGTGAATATCACCTCGGGACTTTGAATGATGCGATTGCCTATGGCGGTGAGATTTTCTTCCAGTTTGACGATTACAGCAAAAACAATACTGCTATGGGCGCATTGCGCAGGCATAGCGACTACGATGGTTCATTAAGCAAGAAGCGCACGCATTACCTTAATGTAACTGAAAATTTGCCCGAAGGAACTTCCGTGCTTATGTTTAGCGACTTCGCTTTTCATGAAAGCATGATGAAAATTGGCAAGGTTGGCTATCACTATCTCTACTCCACCAAACCGATGGCCACAAAGATGTCACGTTCTGTTCACAAGAAAAACAGAATCAATATTATTGAGCCGCCAAATGATTTGGTCATAGATGATGCGAGTAAGTTGAAGATAATTCATGTCAATGGTGAAACTTTGCGACAGGCCCAGGAAGTCTATGTTCAGAAAGTTGAGGCAGTCACGACAGCCAGTTTCCCGTTTTTGGTGTATTATGACAAGTATTTACTCGGTGGACTTGGGTTCAACTTTACGAAGCATCCGAACTATGATATTTGGCTGTTGTCTGATTTCTGTACCAACAATCAGATACCTCGACTTAGCAAGTTAATCCTGCTCTGTGTGAAAAGCAAAGAGGTGAAACGCATGATGTGTCGTATCTTGCTGCGAGAGATTTCAACCTGCTACACCAAAGTCTATACGCACAAGCCAGTATCGATGAAGTATCGTGGAATGTTCAAGAAAGTTTCGGTCGAGCGCAACCACCTGCTTTACGAAACGCTGCTTGGCAGTTCTGGGTCAATCAGTGATGTAGTCAAAAAGTATAACGATATAATCAGCAAGATGAAATGA
- a CDS encoding DUF488 family protein codes for MKIYTSYFSNGKRLSAANVVMVGVALFPPKWFYGTSLKQVAPKYSILKDTIFTKERYTQRYRNEVLSHVDPYWVIEVLERISGGRDVALCCFEKPGDFCHRHILAQWLMENTGVEVTEFGASDNKEPEHPQPKQISLFD; via the coding sequence ATGAAGATTTATACGTCATATTTCTCAAATGGTAAGCGATTGAGCGCCGCCAATGTGGTGATGGTGGGGGTTGCATTATTCCCCCCCAAGTGGTTTTATGGCACATCACTGAAACAAGTTGCGCCAAAGTACAGTATTTTGAAGGACACAATCTTCACAAAGGAGCGTTACACTCAAAGGTATCGTAACGAGGTGTTGAGTCATGTTGACCCTTACTGGGTAATTGAGGTATTGGAACGAATAAGCGGCGGACGTGATGTTGCCCTGTGCTGTTTTGAGAAGCCTGGCGACTTTTGCCACCGACACATTCTCGCCCAGTGGTTGATGGAGAACACCGGGGTTGAGGTTACGGAGTTTGGTGCGTCCGACAATAAAGAGCCAGAGCACCCACAGCCTAAACAGATATCCCTGTTTGACTGA
- a CDS encoding PcfJ domain-containing protein — translation MKKQVRCPHCNTLLTLRASRCKKASEVCYMVVLQSCRGWQVCRYFRLKWSCPVNGGRTLCVDEAVQHWIGSDGKLIVLARPRIMGFYIDNFNYKEPMSIKRNVSYSAWHLPYWAVRVKSVLPVLRRNGYKQNLFAMQPYDLFCLLLTNPFAETLYKAGYGNLLRILDYRRVLHDDNYIAAVKIVLRNHYPLKSKDDVVMWLDMVESLIKLDKDVHNRHFVCPANLKQAHDRAMEQVRRKQELERRRTIAEKLRKDKKLAKSYVKRMNKYFDLLFTHGNIVIGVLKSVAEFEEEGKAMHHCVFANKYFAKENSLVMSARVGGERMETIEIDLRDCQLVQSRGVNNGISPYHDEIVALVNANLFQIRKLSGIA, via the coding sequence TTGAAGAAGCAAGTACGCTGTCCGCATTGCAATACCTTACTGACCTTGCGTGCTTCACGGTGCAAGAAAGCGAGTGAGGTGTGTTATATGGTTGTCCTGCAAAGTTGCCGAGGTTGGCAAGTGTGCAGATACTTTCGTTTGAAATGGTCGTGTCCCGTCAACGGTGGTAGAACCTTGTGTGTCGATGAGGCAGTTCAGCATTGGATTGGCTCTGATGGCAAACTAATTGTGTTAGCAAGACCACGCATTATGGGTTTCTACATTGATAATTTCAATTATAAAGAGCCAATGTCGATTAAACGGAATGTTTCTTATTCAGCCTGGCATTTGCCGTATTGGGCTGTGAGAGTAAAGAGCGTCCTGCCAGTATTGAGACGGAATGGCTACAAGCAAAATCTGTTCGCTATGCAGCCTTACGACCTGTTTTGTTTATTACTTACCAATCCCTTTGCGGAAACGCTTTATAAGGCTGGATATGGCAACCTGCTTCGAATTTTAGACTATCGCAGAGTTCTGCATGATGATAACTATATCGCAGCCGTGAAGATTGTTTTGCGGAACCACTATCCACTGAAAAGCAAAGACGATGTGGTGATGTGGCTTGATATGGTAGAAAGTTTAATCAAGTTGGACAAGGACGTTCATAATCGACACTTCGTTTGTCCTGCCAACTTGAAACAAGCGCACGACAGAGCGATGGAGCAAGTTAGGCGAAAACAGGAGCTGGAAAGGAGGCGTACAATAGCTGAGAAACTAAGGAAGGACAAGAAATTGGCCAAGTCGTATGTTAAGAGGATGAACAAGTACTTCGACTTGCTGTTCACTCATGGCAACATCGTGATTGGAGTGCTTAAAAGTGTAGCAGAATTTGAGGAAGAAGGGAAAGCAATGCACCATTGCGTATTTGCCAATAAGTATTTTGCCAAAGAGAACTCACTTGTGATGTCTGCCAGAGTAGGTGGTGAACGTATGGAAACTATCGAGATAGATTTGAGAGACTGCCAACTGGTTCAATCAAGAGGAGTGAACAATGGCATTTCGCCATATCATGACGAGATAGTTGCGCTTGTCAATGCAAACCTGTTCCAAATCAGAAAACTTAGTGGCATAGCATAA